Within the Salvia hispanica cultivar TCC Black 2014 chromosome 4, UniMelb_Shisp_WGS_1.0, whole genome shotgun sequence genome, the region AAGTAGCGAGAAGTGAGGGAAGAGGTACAACTGTTGGAGGTGGTGAGTTTAGCCCTAGCCACATGATCATAAGAATCAGGCCAGAAAAGAAAGATCCTGCTGTTCTAACAAGGTTGGATCATGTTAATATTAATGAATgtatgaattttgttttaatgagATAATGATTTGGTGGAATGGGTTGGTTGCTTTGTCtttgtgtttaatttcttaattttaattgacaTCAGAGAGGAGGTTCAGACACCACAAGTATGGGCTCAAATATGCGTTCAAAGGATGGTTGACCTGGCAAAGGAGAGTACTACGATGCGAAGAGTATTAGAAccaatgtttatttattttgacatGAAAAGACACTGGGTTCCTCAGCATGGCCTGGCTCCTGCTGTTCTTTCTGATATGTCATCCTTCGTGGAAAATCCAGGTGATATATCATAGCTTTGTATCTACATATCTTTACTTTAGCTATAGCTGTTTACTAACTTTAATCACAGAATTAATATCatgttaatatttgaaataaattggaaaatatcTTAATTGAGTTATTACACGTATGTCTTGTAAAATCAAAGCATGTCCTGGCTAGCTAATTTTATGTGAGGGGATAACTTGCAAACTTCAGAATCTGGAATTGTGATCCTTGAAGGGGTTAAACTGATACATCTATTTGATTACAGGACATCAGCAATTAATTTTAGCTGGTGTTGTTCGGCATTTGGACCACAAGAATGTTGCGCATGATCCAGAGATGAAATGTCACATCATCCAGACGGCTAGCTGTTTGGCCCGCCAAGTGAGGGCAGAAGGCGTGATTTCTGATATGGGGTTTGTTAGTGACCTCTTCAGACACTTACGCAAAAGCTTTCAAGCAACGGCTGAACCAGTTGGAGAGCAAGAACTGAATGTGAATACTGCATTGCAGACTTCTATTGAAACTTGTCTGTTGGAGACTGTGAGAGGGGTATTTTCTATCATCATTGAAATATTTACTTATTCACTTCTGTCTGCCTTGTTTAATTGGTTTGTATTTGTTCAGATTGTTGATGTCCGGCCGCTGTTTGATATGATGGCAATTACACTGGAGAAGCTTTCTCCGGTAAAAGCTGTTGCTAGGGCAGCCCTTGCCTCCCTCACTATTCTTGCTCATGTCATATCACTGGCATCTATATCATTCCGCTCTCAGCAGGTGAGAAGCTGAGTAACTTTTACATTATCTGCCACTAGCTGTCAGTTTTTCTGTGCGCGCGCTCTCCATTAGTATCTGTGTGCGCGCTCTCCACTAGTATAGTCCCATGTGATGCAATAGGATTGAACTACAGGCTGTAGGGTCATAGGGTGGTCCTACCCTGCTCAATCGTGGGTCAAATGAGATGATCCAAGTGCCTCATTGTAGAAATTTGTTAAagtattattcttattattatgaaataagaataaatgtGGAGATTGAAGTATACTGTTGCTGTTTTGGTAATATTTGCTATCGGAAGTGAGTTATGATATTCATTTTCATCCCTAGGTTTTCCCTGAGGCTCTTTTTGTTCAACTCTTGAAAGTGATGTTACATCCCGATGTCGAAATACGCATTGGAGGGCATCAGATATTCTGTGTTCTTCTAATTCCAAGTTTTGCTCATGCAAGAAGTGACTTTACTAACCACCCAAGAAGGTGGCACTCCAAAAGCATGTCTACATTTTCCTCAATTGCATTTCTGCTCGAAAAGCTTCGGTTGGAAATAAATGGAACCAAATTCAAGCATGGAGGTGAAAAAGATGACTTTCAGCAGCTCAATAAAGTTGAAGAAGAATGGAAGCATGGGAGATCACACAAGAACTCTCctaatattcatttaattagcTCCCTTATGGACAAGGCCGGTGGACCTACTAGCTTGACTGAGACtgtaagaatatttatattgtcaGACGGATCTGTTTTCGTTATCTCTATTGTTACAACTATCTTTCTGTCCATGTAGGAACAGTATTTTCTGCAATGCAACGAGGACCAAGTAGTGCAGTTGCTGTCTGCTTTATGGATACAAGTCAATCTCCCTGACAATCTGCCAGCTAACCTTGAAGCTATTGCACATTCATTCTGTTTAGCACTCATCTCATCACGACTTAAGGTCAAAACTCAAATACATTAGTTCCGTTTGcttctattaaaattatagtgCAGATGTTCAAATTGAACCATGCCCTTCTTTATATTGTTGCTATGCTACTTGTATTTTCACATGTTTCAGTTATGCTTGGTGCTTGATATTTTGTCTGTAACATAATGGTTTCTCATTGCTTTGTTGCAGAACTCCAACGATAACCTTGTTCTCAGATTCTTTCAGCTTCCCATGTCAATTCGAAAGATCTCCTTAGATGCCAATAATGGTTGGAACAACATCAAAGAACTTCTCTCTATTTTgcagtaaaattttatgtttgatgTTTTGTTGTTTCAATGCAGTGTCCTTGTCACCCGCATACCAAAGATCCCTTTTTGTATCATCTACTGCCATGGTGATTTTTGCTGCGAAGCTATACCATGTAGCTGATGCCAACAATTTACTTAACTTGCTATTCGAATCTGATGTAAGTATGAAATCCTTGTGCATTCATGTATTATTAATGTACATAGTTTATTCTGGTTATGATATAGTTCCAGCGTACCTAGCACTAAGCTTCGTTATAATGCTTACAATTTAGGTCGATCCATATCTTGGCATCAGTGATGACTTTCAAGTCTATGTAAAGCCTCAGCATGAAGTGAAAGATTATGGCTCTGCTTTCGATAATGAAGAAGCCTTATCAACTCTGACGGAGCTGCGGGATAAGGCTTATGAAGCTGACAAAAAATTGTTTTCCATACTAGTTGAGAGTTTATCTACCATTACCAAGGTATCTTCTTCTACATTGTGCGTCTTCCTTCAAACCCTAACCGATCTTGCCAGACAAAAAAGGGCTTTGTGATAATTCCAAGGGCTTAAGCTTATGCTTGTGTTTTGTTTCTTCAAGTTTGAGCCTGAAGAAGTTGCAGAGCAGCTCTCAGAAGGATTTGTGCCCGATGAAGCTTTCATGTTTGGTTCACAATTAACGCTCGACATGGATCATATCCAAAGGGCTGCACACTCCAAGGGGTCACAATCGTTTGATGGGGTACGTAGTGTTAGATTCCACTGTCTAGAACCAAGCTTGCTTTACTTCACatttttatagaaatttaaaaattgcatTGCTCTTATATACAGGACTTCTCTGCCAATTCTATACTCGAAGATGATGCTATGAGCATATCATCAGTTGCTGACATATCACGCTTCATCCCCAATGTCCCTCCATCCGCCTCTCCGTCAATGTCCCATATTGTCAGCATTGGTCAGCTGCTAGAATCGGTAATAGTACGATCGATGTCAATGAATGTAAATTGATAAGCAGTTCCCAAATTCTTATATCTGAATGCGAATTTCAGGCTCTCGAGGTAGCTGGCCAGGTAGCAGGAACATCAGTCTCCACATCGCCCCTTCCGTATAGTGCCATGACAAATCAGTGCGAAACCTTTGGTACAGAGACGAGGAAGAAGCTGTCTAATTGGTTAACCTATGACAACCAGTGCCCGAAAGCCTCCTGTAGCACGCAGACTGCATTTGAGAAGGTGAGCTAATGATGATGATTGATTCCCGCGTGTAGAACTAGGACATTGCGGTCGTGCTAAGATTTGTTTATGTACACAGATAATGAGTGAAGAGAGCGTTCCAGCTGCAAACAACACATGGTTAGCTCTGAGGCTTCCGCCTTCTAGCCCCTTCGACAACTTCCTCAGAGCAGCTCGCGGTTAGAGAGCAGAGCAGAGGTGTGAATGCTCCGATATTATCTTGTAAATTGTTAGAGCTGTGAGGCCGAGCGCAGAAACTTCTCTTTGTATCCATTAGCTGTTGCTTTCCAAAACCACTCTATGTTCTTGTATTCAGTATCAGTAGTAGCTTTTTCATGATGTACAAGCAGAGAGCAGCATTCTATTATCTGGATTCTGGAATATCAgcatctcattttatttttgttgcaaAACTTGTGTTTTTTAACATTTGGTAACTGCTTCGTTATAGTAAAGGTTATGTGCATTGTAATTGAGATCTACTATGActtaagtatttaattaacttaaatATAACCAAAATGACATTACGTAGGTAGCGAAACAATGTTATtgctaagttaaataatttcatttgttgtaCTCCCTTCTCGTTTCTCATTTCtcgcattttattttctactctTCACCCCGTTCTTTCTTATTATAAACTCTTTAGTATAATCTCATTCATTTCAATGtataaactataaaatgtAAAGTCATTAGTCGTTTGTCTGATGTTTGATAGCGCCATAGCGGCATGTAAATAAGTCATAACACATTAGCGCATAAACTTGATCAGTTGCAAAATGAGAACAAATCAATCGTTTTGTAACCCAATCAacttttcaataatttacaaaaatattttaaaagtggTACGCAAAACCAAAACATGACAAAAAAGTTAGGAATTTACAAACAAATTACCCTTATAAATTAAGATGTCccatttccaatttttttaaaaatttgaccaataaatactccatttgacATTCCTTATAGCCACAAAGATTAAAAACTTGTGTTAAATGAGTTcaatgaagataaaataaaatagaagagaaaataaaagtatgagataaaataaagtaagagcaattagatgttttattttttagcaaaataaataactcaatttagttgggatattttgaaaagaaatacGTGACAACTAAGTCGGGACTCGGGACAAATGAAGTACTAGTACaattctatatatacttttaattttaccactccattttcattcaatatttccttttttcttactCCTTAAATTTATCCCAgttaatatacaattatatatttttctattttaatccatttaacaattttacctaaaatctcatgccaaTCTAAAAATGTAATCATCTTACAtaattttaggtattttaatgaaattattattattttcataagaACAATTTGTTAGTCAAATAccaccccccccccccaaatagtgaaatttttaagaatagtactattattattgggcaaatacaacaaaaacTGTGATTTTTTCAGTCTATTAGTAGTACTCCTGAAGTTTTAGAAAATGGAGTGTTGAATTAATTTCCTTAGCACAAAACCCTTGCCCTTAAACCCTACATTCCGTCTTTGTCGTCTTCCCATCGGAGATGGCGATTATGAGAACCATTAGCCGTTTAATCCTCCGGAAACCGTCGCCATCTCCTCTTCCACGGTCGCTGTCGACGGCGGCGCAGCAACCAAGACCTCGAAACACTATTTTCTATAAAGTGGTCGGCGCCAAATCCAGTGTGGCGGACGCCATGAACGAATGGGTTGGTAGCGGAAAAATAGTGAGGAGAGCCGATATTATCAACATCAGCAGCTACTTTCGCTCTCGGAAGAACTACCGAGCTGCACTACAGGTTCTTCTCTCACTCTGTTAATCAATTTTTGCTCGAGAAGGCCAATTTAACCCTACTCGTATTTTTTGTGCAAAATTATTAGATAGGAGAAGAATCATTCATGTAGATTTTGAACAATGTTGATAATGGGGGTAAATTTTTGGTACAGTATTGAATTATTAGGAAATTATTCGCGTTTGACAAGGTTAGGGTTACGAAAGTAGCAAAAATCATCTCATAACATATTTTCgttttcatttccttttacTTGAACTTGTATGCTTTAACTGTCTGGATCTTGTTTGCATCTTTGTGTTTCATTTTGCCTCTTTAACATCTAAGTATGCATATGCTCTGTTTGCAAATGTTGATCCAATTTGCGCGCATCAGTTGTACGAGTGGATGGAAACTAGCAATATTGCGCCGACCGCAGCTGATCAAGCTATACACATTGACCTCCTTGGAAAGACTGAGGGTGTAGCTTCAGCGGAAAAATACTTTGATAGTCTCTCAGAGAAAACTAATAAAACATATGGGGCACTTCTCAGCTGTTATTGCAGGGAGAGGGTTTTGGACAAGGCTTTGGAGACCTTTGAGAAGATAAAGGAATTGAATCACGTGAGCGTGCTAGATTTCAACAATGTGCTTTCACTTTACTATAACTTGGAGAAGCCTGAGAAGGTTGTCTCTCTAGTGGAAGAAATGGACGAGAAGAATACCGCTCCAGACATTTATACATACAATATGTTGATCAATAGTCATGCTGCTCTGAAGAATTTAGATGCTATTGATGGAGTTTTGGATAAAATGGAAAGTTCTAATGTCAAACCCGATGTGTTTACATACGGAAATCTTGCCACCATATATTTCAATGCAGGGCTGCACGACAAGGCTAGTGCTTGCCTTGAACTGATGGAGAAGATGGAAGTTAAGAAAAATACTGGTAGGGAAGCTTGTCGTACCCGCTTGAGGTTATACTCTTTGATGAATGATCTGCCTGGGGTTAATCGAGCATGGGAGGCTCTGAAGTTGGACGAACCAAAACCCTCTAACACTAGTTATCTTTTCATGCTTTTGGCTCTTTCAAAATTGGGGAATCAGGAAAACCTTGAGAAGATCTTTAAAGAGTGGGAAGAAAGCTGCACCTTGTATGATTACCGGTTGCCAAATGTGGTGTTGGAATATTACATCTCTAGcaacatgattgaagaagctACCTTGCTCTACAAAAGACTGGCAGAAGGGTTGACAGACAGAGGGTCGACTCCAAATTTGAAGACGATGGAGCTGTTTGCATCTCTTTGCTTAAAGAACTCTGAGATAGATTTGGCTCTTGAGTATTTGGATAATGGATTAGAAAAGGCGAAATCGCGGGGCAGTAAGTGGTTTCCCAATAATGAAACCATTGAAAAATTTATCAGTTATTTTGAGGAGAAGAGTGATACAGAGAGAGGTGCGAAGTTCATCGAGAGCATGAAGAAGCACAACCGTCTGAGCTCTGAATCTTTGCTTTCGTACATCAAAGCTACTGAAGCGGGAAGCTAAGCACGTTTCAAATTTCTTGCATCTTAGTGGATGTTGCAGTGCGTTCTTTCGTTGTTTATTTCTTGCTTCATTTCTTTTGTGCTGCAGTTGAACttatttattgagattatgTATTCGATCAACATTCAACTATTAGTAACCCTACTATATTCGCAATAGTGCCTTGGAAAAGGATGTCTTTTGCAGAAAATAGTTGAAGCCCATTTTGACAATGTAATGTAACTACAAAAAATGCGGGACAATTTGGCCCGTGAGCCTGCTAGAATGTTGGGTTTGTCATTTGTGGTTGGGGCTATAGTTATAGTTCTAACAGTAAGCGGTGAGAGTGAGGCAGAGGATTAGATAAACAGATACAGTAGAGCTAATAAGATTTGCTTTTTAAATACACACTTACAGTTATAATTCTAAtgtaaattaaacaatatattaaagagTAAAAGAATcatactatttatatataaatataggatTGTCATCAATtcagattttttatgctaattgagaaatgagatgtaATATTAgcttctcatttttattaaatgagtggtccagattttgccacataaaaaataattttagattaatttattataaaagggTAGAATAGTAATTCTATGTTTTAGTTAGGAAAGGGGTTTAGATTCATCCTCTTCTCAATTACACGAAGATCTCAATCTCACGAATCTTAGCTtcagtttttgaatttgtgttgaattgaGCAGATCCGCGAGCTGAAATCGAAGCTCGGAGAAGACGATGCGGAGAAGGCGAAACTGGAGATCAAGATCGGCGCGGCGGAGGCGGACGATCAGGATCTGGACGGCGGCAGGGAAAACTGAGcttcaatttttgaatttgtgttgaattgaGCATATCTGCAAGGTGAAATCGAAGCTCGGAGAAGACGATGCGGAGAAGGCGAAACTGGAGATAGAGATCGGCGCGGCGAAGGCGGAGGATCATGATGTGGACGGTGGCgggaagaggaggaggcgaGGTGGCCGAATTCTGGCGACAAATCCAGCTCCGCCGGATCCAATCCGAAGGAAATCCTCGAAATACAATCAAAGGAAAATCCTCGACGCCTCCAGACaagccctctctctctctcgttcACGGTTTAACGCCGCCGCTGTTCACCGCGCTTCGCCGCTCCTGCTGTACGAAACTCCGAACAGCTTCGCTTCTCACGCCGTCGCTTCGCCGGAAGCTTAATTGTTGATTCGAGTATGGATTTGAGGTATTAAACTTTGCATTATCAATTGTGTTGGATGTGAACTGATTTTTAGTGAGAGAAATTGCTACCTCTGTTTTTTCGCCGGAGCTCTGTGTAAAAGTCGACTATTTTGAGGTTCATCTTCACGATTTTCGCTGTTTTTATCAAAATGCTTGAACATTTGggaaaaaatctgaaaatacTGATTTCTGCTCATTTCAATGCTGAATTTCGCTTTTATCTCGCGACTTCAGCACAGATcttgcaattttttatttaattcgaTTTATGCCTCTCAAATCTGCTTCGTAAATCACTTGCATTTgctcgttgacataataacgtttgttgttgacatgaattatataagtcgttgacacaaattttatgaaaaatgttgttgacatgaattatatgtaaaacattgttgttgatatGAATTATACgtaaaacgttgttgttgacataaataatataggttgttgacatgaaaatatttgtggttgacattaattattgtgtATATGATTGTTGATGATGCAAAGAGATAATAAGTGATTGTTGTGTTCATATGTTGAGCAATAAAATGAAGTGTTTGTTCACtgtaaaaattgaatagaaataGTGGGATTGGTGGTGGAGAAAGATGTGGAGAGTCATGTTGTGGAAGGTGTGGGAGTTGTGGATGAGATGGAGCTGTGGGTGATGGTGAGAAGGGTTGAGTTTAggttgtattttttgtgtatttgttCGGAGCCATGCTGGGTTTGGTGTTTGTCAATATTTGTAGATTTAAATTTGCGTGTGTTTAATTGTACgatgaaatttgtgaaatatatggatgcaGTTTTTAATTCGATTATGTTGCTGGAATTTTTGAGTTGTGTAGATaaggtgtttgtgatattgcctaaaatagtattgttgacataaattatataagttgttgacatgaaaatgtttattttttacatgaattatatagctcgttgacataataacgtttgttgttgacatgaattatatagatcgttggtataaattttatgaaaaatgttgttggcataaattatatgtaaaacattattgttgacatgaattataagtaaaacattgttgttgacataaataatatacgtcgttgacatgaaaatatttgttgttgacataatagttgatataaataaagttgttgttgacatcgtagttgacataaataaagtttgttgttgacattgtagttgacataaataatgtttgttgttgacattcgatattctcgctattgatatgtgaattataagtgttatttgttagttgttgacattttaatacgagttgttgacattcgatattctcgctattgatatgtgaattataagtgttatttgttagttgttgacattttaatacgagttgttgacattcgatattctcgatattgacatgtgaatagtaagtgttatttgttagttgttgacattttaatacgagttgttgacattcgatattctcggtattgatatgtgaattgtaagtgttgttttttagttgttgacattttaatacgtgttgttgacattcgatattctcggtattgatatgtgaattgtaagtgttatttgttagttgttgacattttaatacaagttgttgacattcgatattttcggtattgatatgtgaattataagtgttattttattgaatgttgaagat harbors:
- the LOC125218235 gene encoding pentatricopeptide repeat-containing protein At1g02370, mitochondrial-like — encoded protein: MAIMRTISRLILRKPSPSPLPRSLSTAAQQPRPRNTIFYKVVGAKSSVADAMNEWVGSGKIVRRADIINISSYFRSRKNYRAALQLYEWMETSNIAPTAADQAIHIDLLGKTEGVASAEKYFDSLSEKTNKTYGALLSCYCRERVLDKALETFEKIKELNHVSVLDFNNVLSLYYNLEKPEKVVSLVEEMDEKNTAPDIYTYNMLINSHAALKNLDAIDGVLDKMESSNVKPDVFTYGNLATIYFNAGLHDKASACLELMEKMEVKKNTGREACRTRLRLYSLMNDLPGVNRAWEALKLDEPKPSNTSYLFMLLALSKLGNQENLEKIFKEWEESCTLYDYRLPNVVLEYYISSNMIEEATLLYKRLAEGLTDRGSTPNLKTMELFASLCLKNSEIDLALEYLDNGLEKAKSRGSKWFPNNETIEKFISYFEEKSDTERGAKFIESMKKHNRLSSESLLSYIKATEAGS
- the LOC125218234 gene encoding protein SEMI-ROLLED LEAF 2 isoform X1, encoding MGVISRKIFPACESMCVCCPALRSRSRQPVKRYKKLLSEIFPKSPDGHSNDRKIAKLCEYASKNPLRIPKIAKYLEERCYKELRSGNVKLVSIVADIYNKLLCMCKEQMVYFAVNLLNVVFELLDDSKQDTVLVIGCDTLTTFIYGQVDGTYTHNIENFVDKVCILALKKGGEHEKSGLRASSLRCLSSMVWFMAEFSHVFADFEKIVHATLDNYEMNSQNEEAEERNEAHHNWVDEVARSEGRGTTVGGGEFSPSHMIIRIRPEKKDPAVLTREEVQTPQVWAQICVQRMVDLAKESTTMRRVLEPMFIYFDMKRHWVPQHGLAPAVLSDMSSFVENPGHQQLILAGVVRHLDHKNVAHDPEMKCHIIQTASCLARQVRAEGVISDMGFVSDLFRHLRKSFQATAEPVGEQELNVNTALQTSIETCLLETVRGIVDVRPLFDMMAITLEKLSPVKAVARAALASLTILAHVISLASISFRSQQVFPEALFVQLLKVMLHPDVEIRIGGHQIFCVLLIPSFAHARSDFTNHPRRWHSKSMSTFSSIAFLLEKLRLEINGTKFKHGGEKDDFQQLNKVEEEWKHGRSHKNSPNIHLISSLMDKAGGPTSLTETEQYFLQCNEDQVVQLLSALWIQVNLPDNLPANLEAIAHSFCLALISSRLKNSNDNLVLRFFQLPMSIRKISLDANNVSLSPAYQRSLFVSSTAMVIFAAKLYHVADANNLLNLLFESDVDPYLGISDDFQVYVKPQHEVKDYGSAFDNEEALSTLTELRDKAYEADKKLFSILVESLSTITKFEPEEVAEQLSEGFVPDEAFMFGSQLTLDMDHIQRAAHSKGSQSFDGDFSANSILEDDAMSISSVADISRFIPNVPPSASPSMSHIVSIGQLLESALEVAGQVAGTSVSTSPLPYSAMTNQCETFGTETRKKLSNWLTYDNQCPKASCSTQTAFEKIMSEESVPAANNTWLALRLPPSSPFDNFLRAARG
- the LOC125218234 gene encoding protein SEMI-ROLLED LEAF 2 isoform X2 is translated as MGVISRKIFPACESMCVCCPALRSRSRQPVKRYKKLLSEIFPKSPDGHSNDRKIAKLCEYASKNPLRIPKIAKYLEERCYKELRSGNVKLVSIVADIYNKLLCMCKEQMVYFAVNLLNVVFELLDDSKQDTVLVIGCDTLTTFIYGQVDGTYTHNIENFVDKVCILALKKGGEHEKSGLRASSLRCLSSMVWFMAEFSHVFADFEKIVHATLDNYEMNSQNEEAEERNEAHHNWVDEVARSEGRGTTVGGGEFSPSHMIIRIRPEKKDPAVLTREEVQTPQVWAQICVQRMVDLAKESTTMRRVLEPMFIYFDMKRHWVPQHGLAPAVLSDMSSFVENPGHQQLILAGVVRHLDHKNVAHDPEMKCHIIQTASCLARQVRAEGVISDMGFVSDLFRHLRKSFQATAEPVGEQELNVNTALQTSIETCLLETVRGIVDVRPLFDMMAITLEKLSPVKAVARAALASLTILAHVISLASISFRSQQVFPEALFVQLLKVMLHPDVEIRIGGHQIFCVLLIPSFAHARSDFTNHPRRWHSKSMSTFSSIAFLLEKLRLEINGTKFKHGGEKDDFQQLNKVEEEWKHGRSHKNSPNIHLISSLMDKAGGPTSLTETYFLQCNEDQVVQLLSALWIQVNLPDNLPANLEAIAHSFCLALISSRLKNSNDNLVLRFFQLPMSIRKISLDANNVSLSPAYQRSLFVSSTAMVIFAAKLYHVADANNLLNLLFESDVDPYLGISDDFQVYVKPQHEVKDYGSAFDNEEALSTLTELRDKAYEADKKLFSILVESLSTITKFEPEEVAEQLSEGFVPDEAFMFGSQLTLDMDHIQRAAHSKGSQSFDGDFSANSILEDDAMSISSVADISRFIPNVPPSASPSMSHIVSIGQLLESALEVAGQVAGTSVSTSPLPYSAMTNQCETFGTETRKKLSNWLTYDNQCPKASCSTQTAFEKIMSEESVPAANNTWLALRLPPSSPFDNFLRAARG